Proteins encoded within one genomic window of Salipaludibacillus agaradhaerens:
- a CDS encoding ComF family protein: MTAILNGSDRCLYCHNVFSTEVSWQSFVGIEAKKLLCADCDSKLEPIKMICCDMCGRPIQRKEKTSGRFSLKGKHISSNEQNGDFIPSTGTNSLPPLFSHNPSHLCSDCHWWSTTPLLSTHPVQHRALYTYNVFMQELIAKFKYRGDAKLAELFTDGLKELTKSIGRIDCVTVIPLTDERLWERGFNQSALLAQAFPWQEILQRRGTAGKQSKRGRKSRIAVFHEHIFEFTKEANERIWKDKYILIIDDIYTTGTTLRAAAELFYRRGAAIVYSVTVARAVGQIKNKT, encoded by the coding sequence ATGACTGCTATTTTAAATGGAAGTGATCGATGTCTCTATTGCCATAACGTCTTTAGTACAGAGGTAAGCTGGCAGTCTTTTGTCGGAATTGAGGCTAAGAAGCTTCTATGTGCCGATTGTGATAGTAAGCTCGAGCCAATAAAGATGATTTGTTGTGATATGTGTGGACGCCCCATTCAACGTAAAGAAAAAACTAGTGGAAGGTTTAGTTTGAAAGGTAAGCATATTTCATCTAACGAACAGAACGGGGATTTTATTCCTTCTACTGGCACGAATAGCCTCCCTCCCTTGTTTAGTCACAATCCAAGTCACCTATGCAGCGATTGCCATTGGTGGTCAACTACACCGCTGTTATCGACACACCCTGTACAACATAGAGCTCTCTACACATATAATGTATTCATGCAAGAACTTATAGCCAAGTTTAAATATAGAGGGGATGCTAAGTTGGCTGAGTTGTTTACTGATGGACTTAAAGAACTAACAAAATCGATTGGTCGCATTGATTGTGTGACAGTCATTCCTTTAACAGATGAGCGACTTTGGGAACGAGGCTTTAATCAAAGTGCTTTATTAGCTCAGGCATTTCCTTGGCAGGAAATACTTCAACGTAGAGGGACGGCGGGGAAGCAAAGTAAGCGAGGGAGAAAAAGCAGGATTGCTGTGTTTCATGAGCATATTTTTGAATTTACGAAAGAAGCTAATGAAAGAATATGGAAGGATAAATATATTCTTATTATTGATGACATTTATACGACAGGGACTACTCTCCGGGCAGCAGCCGAGCTTTTTTATAGAAGAGGAGCAGCTATCGTATATAGTGTGACAGTAGCGCGAGCTGTTGGGCAAATAAAAAATAAGACTTAA